One Vitis riparia cultivar Riparia Gloire de Montpellier isolate 1030 chromosome 4, EGFV_Vit.rip_1.0, whole genome shotgun sequence genomic window carries:
- the LOC117912232 gene encoding uncharacterized protein LOC117912232 isoform X2 → MLFTTVMMINEASGYATGNISSSSSSNSRVEMMVPVVEERVEMVLNESRRRLGSFQICALCTCCGGAKGLCLPSPCCYAINCNIPNRPFGFCSFTPKTCNCFGCHL, encoded by the exons ATGCTCTTCACCACTGTGATGATGATCAAT GAGGCAAGTGGGTATGCAACTGGGAACATCAGCAGTAGCAGTAGCAGTAACAGTAGAGTTGAGATGATGGTGCCAGTGGTGGAGGAGAGAGTGGAGATGGTGCTGAATGAGAGCAGGAGGAGGCTGGGGAGCTTCCAGATATGTGCCCTCTGTACTTGCTGTGGAGGGGCCAAGGGCCTCTGCCTGCCCTCCCCTTGCTGCTATGCCATCAACTGCAACATCCCAAACAGGCCCTTTGGCTTCTGCTCTTTCACTCCCAAAACCTGTAATTGCTTTGGCTGCCATCTCTGA
- the LOC117912232 gene encoding uncharacterized protein LOC117912232 isoform X1: protein MLFTTVMMINVKEASGYATGNISSSSSSNSRVEMMVPVVEERVEMVLNESRRRLGSFQICALCTCCGGAKGLCLPSPCCYAINCNIPNRPFGFCSFTPKTCNCFGCHL, encoded by the exons ATGCTCTTCACCACTGTGATGATGATCAAT GTAAAGGAGGCAAGTGGGTATGCAACTGGGAACATCAGCAGTAGCAGTAGCAGTAACAGTAGAGTTGAGATGATGGTGCCAGTGGTGGAGGAGAGAGTGGAGATGGTGCTGAATGAGAGCAGGAGGAGGCTGGGGAGCTTCCAGATATGTGCCCTCTGTACTTGCTGTGGAGGGGCCAAGGGCCTCTGCCTGCCCTCCCCTTGCTGCTATGCCATCAACTGCAACATCCCAAACAGGCCCTTTGGCTTCTGCTCTTTCACTCCCAAAACCTGTAATTGCTTTGGCTGCCATCTCTGA